In Candidatus Promineifilum breve, one genomic interval encodes:
- the folD gene encoding bifunctional methylenetetrahydrofolate dehydrogenase/methenyltetrahydrofolate cyclohydrolase FolD, translating into MTASIIDGKVIAERVREQVRQAVARMQEDYGYTPGLATVLVGENPASTTYVRSKRKTCEELGIRSVGSELPADATQQQVEHLVAALNADPAVNGILVQLPLPKHLDEEAVLNSISLEKDVDGFHPVNIGRLAMKGRDPLFIPCTPYGCIVLLEESGIPIRGAEAVIVGRSNIVGLPVAMLLQKRDATVTICHSRTRDLAEHVRRADIVIAAIGQTEMITGDMIKPGAAVIDVGINQKPDPTAKRGYRLVGDVDFESVKEVAGAITPVPGGVGPMTIAMLMKNTLRAAEIALAKRDR; encoded by the coding sequence ATGACCGCGTCTATCATCGACGGCAAAGTGATTGCCGAGCGCGTACGCGAGCAAGTGCGGCAGGCCGTGGCCCGTATGCAGGAAGATTACGGCTATACGCCCGGTCTGGCCACCGTACTGGTCGGCGAAAACCCGGCCTCGACCACCTACGTGCGCAGCAAACGCAAAACATGCGAAGAGTTGGGCATTCGTTCGGTTGGCTCGGAATTGCCGGCCGACGCCACCCAACAGCAAGTGGAGCATCTCGTCGCCGCGCTCAACGCCGATCCGGCGGTGAACGGCATCCTGGTGCAACTGCCCCTGCCCAAGCATCTGGATGAGGAAGCCGTGCTCAATTCGATCAGTCTGGAAAAAGACGTCGATGGTTTCCATCCGGTCAATATCGGCCGTCTGGCGATGAAGGGACGCGACCCGCTCTTCATCCCCTGCACCCCCTACGGCTGCATCGTGCTGCTGGAGGAGAGCGGCATCCCCATTCGCGGGGCCGAGGCAGTCATCGTCGGCCGCTCCAACATCGTCGGCCTGCCCGTGGCCATGCTTTTGCAAAAGCGCGACGCCACCGTGACCATCTGCCACAGCCGCACCCGCGACCTGGCCGAACACGTGCGACGGGCCGACATCGTCATCGCCGCCATCGGCCAGACGGAGATGATCACCGGCGATATGATCAAGCCCGGCGCGGCGGTCATCGACGTGGGCATCAACCAGAAGCCCGATCCGACGGCCAAGCGCGGCTACCGGCTGGTGGGCGACGTCGATTTCGAGTCGGTCAAGGAAGTGGCCGGGGCCATCACCCCCGTGCCCGGCGGTGTCGGCCCCATGACCATCGCCATGCTGATGAAAAATACGCTGCGCGCGGCCGAGATCGCTCTGGCCAAGCGCGACCGCTGA
- a CDS encoding ABC transporter ATP-binding protein, with protein MLVKEEQASGRLALSASRRLLGYLRPYNRYLFIAYVSMLIGTGLNLFVPRIIAWAIDYGLAEGRAATLLMAGGIIMGIALVRGGLGFAQRFYGEWLTHRVAYDLRQDFYNAVQYQPFAFHDQSHTGDLMSRATSDISEAERFAGIGLMDLLATILLVIGVMAAMLLQSVPLALLALIPFPILIITTLHFGLTVEPMFKLIQEQMGVLSTVMQESLTGIRVVKAFAREPHELNKFDRENDEWFVRREMVIKKWANSWPFMTFLIMMSIFLLLWFGGPQALAGEITVGSLFALISYVLMLNTPIQRLGFLVNLAATAGASAARVFEIIDLPGEVVDQPEAIALTTAEGDVKFEHVSFAYRDGLPVLVDVDFHARPGERIALIGPTGTGKSTITNLIPRFYDVSGGRVLVDGHDVRELQLKSLRRHIGIVLQEPFLFSQTVGENIAYGRVDAAQDDIIAAARVARAHEFILELENGYDTRVGERGVTLSGGQKQRIAIARALLADPRILILDDSTSSVDTETEHLIQEALAELMKGRTTFIIAQRLLTLKHADCILVIQDGRIQERGSHESLLAAGGLYRQIYDLQLKDQEEFVALQDRMAAAAGG; from the coding sequence ATGCTTGTGAAAGAAGAACAGGCCAGCGGCCGGTTGGCGCTGTCGGCCAGCCGGCGGCTGTTGGGCTATCTGCGCCCCTACAACCGCTATTTATTCATCGCCTACGTATCCATGCTAATCGGCACCGGCCTCAATCTCTTCGTGCCGCGGATCATCGCCTGGGCCATTGACTACGGCCTGGCCGAGGGGCGCGCCGCCACGCTGCTGATGGCCGGGGGTATCATCATGGGCATCGCCCTGGTGCGCGGTGGCCTCGGCTTTGCCCAGCGCTTCTATGGCGAGTGGCTGACCCATCGGGTGGCCTACGATTTGCGCCAGGACTTCTATAACGCCGTGCAATACCAGCCGTTTGCCTTCCACGATCAGAGCCACACCGGCGACCTGATGAGCCGGGCGACGAGCGACATCAGCGAGGCCGAGCGGTTTGCCGGCATCGGCCTGATGGATCTGTTGGCGACGATCCTGCTGGTGATCGGCGTGATGGCGGCCATGCTACTGCAATCCGTGCCGCTGGCCCTGTTGGCGCTCATCCCGTTCCCGATTCTCATCATTACGACCCTCCACTTTGGCCTGACCGTCGAGCCGATGTTCAAGCTAATCCAGGAGCAGATGGGCGTCTTGTCCACGGTCATGCAGGAAAGCCTGACCGGCATTCGCGTCGTCAAAGCCTTCGCCCGCGAGCCGCACGAGTTGAACAAGTTCGACCGCGAAAATGACGAATGGTTCGTCCGGCGCGAGATGGTGATCAAGAAGTGGGCCAACAGTTGGCCCTTTATGACCTTCCTGATTATGATGAGCATCTTCCTGCTGTTGTGGTTTGGCGGGCCGCAGGCGCTGGCGGGCGAGATCACCGTCGGCTCGCTCTTCGCCCTCATTTCCTACGTCCTGATGCTCAACACGCCCATCCAACGGCTGGGCTTTCTGGTCAATCTGGCGGCCACGGCCGGGGCCAGCGCGGCGCGGGTCTTCGAGATCATCGACCTGCCCGGCGAGGTGGTCGACCAGCCCGAGGCCATCGCCCTGACGACGGCCGAGGGCGACGTCAAATTCGAGCACGTCTCCTTCGCCTATCGCGACGGGCTGCCGGTGCTGGTCGACGTCGATTTCCATGCCCGGCCCGGCGAGCGCATCGCTCTCATCGGCCCCACCGGCACGGGTAAATCGACGATCACCAACCTCATCCCCCGCTTCTACGACGTTAGCGGCGGGCGGGTGCTGGTCGACGGCCACGATGTGCGCGAGTTGCAATTGAAGAGTTTGCGCCGCCACATCGGCATCGTCCTGCAAGAACCATTTCTGTTCAGTCAGACGGTGGGCGAGAATATCGCCTATGGCCGCGTGGATGCCGCCCAGGATGACATCATCGCCGCCGCCCGGGTGGCCCGCGCCCACGAATTCATTTTGGAACTGGAGAACGGCTACGACACCCGCGTCGGCGAGCGCGGCGTCACGCTGAGCGGTGGCCAGAAGCAGCGCATCGCCATCGCCCGCGCCCTGCTGGCCGATCCCCGCATCCTCATTCTCGATGACTCCACCAGCAGCGTGGACACTGAGACCGAGCATCTGATCCAGGAAGCGTTGGCCGAACTGATGAAGGGGCGAACGACATTCATCATCGCCCAACGCCTGCTGACGCTCAAACATGCCGACTGCATCCTGGTAATCCAGGACGGCCGCATCCAGGAGCGCGGCAGCCACGAAAGCCTGCTGGCCGCGGGCGGCCTCTATCGGCAAATCTATGACCTGCAATTGAAAGATCAGGAAGAGTTTGTGGCCCTGCAAGACAGGATGGCCGCGGCGGCCGGGGGATAA
- a CDS encoding ABC transporter ATP-binding protein, whose product MTITNEQTIPLADERTPAEMAQAEREAREARIRQLLREDDELLGKAYDGRLVRRLGDYMTPYKISLIVAVVLMTISSLLSVVGPAIIGFAIDRGIRAGSFEVLRFWTIIFLVTTIGEWITNRSRLRIMAFVGTKIVADMRSELFRHLHRLTLNFYSNYSVGRLMSRLIGDVGVLQDFVTWSITGLFRSVFNLVGIVVAMLLLSWQLALVAFAVMPLMVILTNYWRDRVRQAYRATRQRLALINGYLNESISGIRVTKSFTREELNFRHFDDLNQSFFDANVQATRLSAIFFPGVDFIGSLATALVVGVGGWLVLGDALTAGTLVAVVLYVERFFDPIRELAQRYNTFQATMAASERIFELLDLEPDLVDDPDAVVLPRIAGEVVFDDVSFAYSRDGRSVLHNINLTARPGERIALVGETGAGKSTIIRLLSRFYDVTGGALLIDGHDIRRVTSDSLRQQLGIVLQDTFLFTGSVADNIRYGRLEASDEEVMAASQAVGAHAFISRLPDGYDAEVGENGSNLSVGQRQLVSFARALLANPRILILDEATSSVDTATERIIQQALDTLMQGRTSFVIAHRLSTIINADQIVVLDHGRIIEQGTHQELLARKGRYFNLYTMQWAAQRQPTFSAN is encoded by the coding sequence ATGACGATAACGAACGAACAAACCATACCCCTGGCCGACGAGCGCACGCCGGCTGAGATGGCCCAGGCCGAGCGCGAAGCCCGCGAGGCGCGCATTCGCCAACTCCTGCGCGAAGACGACGAACTGCTGGGCAAGGCCTATGACGGCCGGCTGGTGCGCCGGCTGGGCGACTATATGACGCCCTACAAGATTAGCCTGATTGTAGCTGTGGTCTTGATGACTATCAGTTCGCTGCTGAGCGTGGTCGGGCCGGCCATCATCGGCTTCGCCATCGACCGGGGTATCCGCGCCGGCTCGTTTGAAGTCCTGCGCTTCTGGACGATCATCTTTCTGGTCACGACAATCGGCGAGTGGATCACCAACCGCAGCCGCTTGCGCATCATGGCTTTCGTCGGCACGAAGATCGTGGCCGACATGCGCAGCGAACTATTTCGCCACCTGCACCGGCTGACGCTGAACTTCTACAGCAACTACAGCGTCGGCCGCCTGATGAGCCGGCTCATCGGCGACGTGGGCGTCTTGCAGGATTTCGTTACCTGGTCGATCACCGGCCTCTTCCGCTCGGTGTTCAATCTGGTGGGCATCGTCGTCGCCATGTTGTTGCTCAGTTGGCAACTGGCGCTGGTGGCCTTCGCCGTCATGCCGCTGATGGTCATCCTGACCAACTACTGGCGCGACCGCGTTCGCCAGGCCTACCGGGCCACGCGCCAGCGGTTGGCCCTCATCAACGGCTACCTGAACGAATCCATCTCCGGCATCCGCGTGACCAAGAGCTTCACCCGCGAGGAACTCAATTTCCGCCACTTCGACGACCTGAACCAATCCTTCTTCGACGCCAACGTCCAGGCCACGCGCCTGTCGGCCATCTTCTTCCCCGGCGTGGACTTCATCGGCTCGCTGGCGACGGCGCTGGTGGTTGGGGTGGGCGGCTGGCTGGTGCTGGGCGACGCGCTGACGGCGGGCACGCTGGTGGCCGTAGTGCTCTACGTCGAGCGCTTCTTCGACCCCATCCGCGAGCTGGCCCAACGCTACAATACCTTCCAGGCGACGATGGCCGCCTCGGAGCGCATCTTTGAATTGCTCGATCTGGAACCCGATCTGGTGGATGATCCCGATGCCGTGGTGCTACCGCGCATTGCCGGGGAAGTGGTATTCGATGACGTGTCGTTCGCCTACAGCCGCGACGGCCGTTCCGTGCTCCACAACATCAACCTGACCGCCCGGCCGGGCGAGCGCATCGCCCTGGTCGGCGAGACGGGGGCGGGCAAGAGCACCATCATCCGCCTGCTGTCGCGCTTCTACGACGTGACCGGCGGGGCGCTGCTGATCGACGGCCACGACATTCGCCGGGTGACCAGCGACAGCCTGCGGCAGCAATTGGGTATCGTGCTCCAGGACACCTTCCTGTTCACCGGCTCGGTGGCCGATAACATCCGCTATGGCCGGCTGGAGGCGAGCGACGAAGAGGTGATGGCCGCGTCGCAAGCCGTCGGCGCCCATGCCTTCATCAGCCGCCTGCCCGATGGCTACGATGCCGAAGTGGGCGAGAACGGCAGCAATCTGAGCGTGGGCCAGCGCCAACTGGTGTCATTTGCCCGCGCGCTGCTGGCTAACCCGCGCATCCTGATCCTGGACGAGGCCACGAGCAGCGTCGATACGGCCACCGAGCGCATCATCCAGCAGGCGCTGGACACGCTGATGCAAGGACGCACCAGCTTTGTCATCGCCCACCGGCTGAGCACGATCATCAACGCCGACCAGATCGTCGTGCTCGATCACGGCCGGATCATTGAGCAGGGCACGCACCAGGAGCTATTGGCGCGCAAGGGACGTTACTTTAATCTCTACACCATGCAGTGGGCGGCGCAACGGCAGCCCACGTTTAGCGCGAACTAG
- a CDS encoding bifunctional transaldolase/phosoglucose isomerase, protein MANLQELHQLGQSTWLNYLRGSFIRSGELAERLREGIQGVTANAQVYERAVAGSSDYDSAIRRAVAEGKPARLIHEHLMADDIQRAADVLHPLFEASGRREGFVSYELDPGAFNDVTAAVAGARHFGHLVDRYNVMVEVPATPVGIAAIRALVADGTSINVTHLFSVGDYERAAAAYMAGLSEYIASHSVWRTTPTAVASFSLSPLDAAVDPRLAALGRADLTGKTAIAAAKLLYERFRQLFDTPEWAKLAAKGALPLRPKWTRVTPHDFQHGEGYYVNNLVGPDTVVTFSPVTLNAFRRDGQAAETLTHGLDEARSHLAAVAALGIDLDAIAAGLQADHLAASDRRFHALVAAVTGKRDQLDSAWRALTMQLGEFAPPVEEGLQAVCRHQIVCRIWAHDHTVWQPQPKEITNRLGWLHIMDGMADKVERLTEFTAGVVAEGYTHALLLGMGGSSLAPELFQKTFGRATRPANKPYPYLELVVVDTTDADAIRAAEAAVDLPRTLLIVSTKSGGTVETLSAFKYFYNRLAEQLGPEAAGRHFVGITDPGSKIVDLGRRYGFRDLFLNDPNIGGRYSVLSYFGLLPAALVGVDVAELLERAAIAAANATPCHCDAIGDNDAARLGAAMGKLALAGRDKVTFITAPALSSFGDWVEQLIAESLGKEGKGVLPVVGEPPAPVESYGPDRLFVHLRLEGDRQQDALVAALADAGQPVITIRLRDVNDLGGQFLLWEMATAVAGHFLGINPFDQPNVEEAKIKARAVVAEYAATGALPEGESHAPEPGVLDEFLHKARPGDYVALQAYVATTPETDAALQALRQAIHLRTGLATTAGYGPRFLHSTGQLHKGDGGNGLFIQFISEAAADVPIPDEAGAPASSMSFDVLKKAQALGDGLALRDAHRRVISFAVGVDAAGAIGELAAKI, encoded by the coding sequence ATGGCCAACCTGCAAGAACTCCATCAACTCGGCCAATCCACGTGGCTAAATTATCTGCGCGGCAGTTTCATCCGCTCCGGCGAGCTGGCCGAGCGCCTGCGTGAGGGCATCCAGGGCGTCACCGCCAACGCCCAGGTCTACGAGCGGGCCGTCGCCGGCAGCAGCGACTACGATAGCGCCATCCGCCGGGCCGTGGCCGAAGGCAAACCGGCCCGCCTGATCCACGAACACCTCATGGCCGACGACATCCAGCGCGCGGCCGACGTATTGCACCCCCTGTTCGAGGCCAGCGGCCGGCGCGAAGGCTTTGTCAGCTACGAGCTTGACCCCGGCGCGTTCAACGACGTGACCGCCGCCGTGGCCGGGGCGCGCCATTTCGGCCACCTGGTCGATCGCTACAACGTGATGGTCGAAGTGCCGGCCACGCCGGTCGGCATCGCGGCCATTCGCGCCCTGGTGGCCGATGGAACCTCGATCAACGTCACCCACCTTTTCTCGGTGGGCGACTACGAGCGGGCCGCCGCGGCTTACATGGCCGGACTCAGCGAGTATATCGCCAGCCACAGCGTCTGGCGCACCACGCCCACGGCCGTCGCCTCGTTCTCGCTCAGCCCCCTCGACGCGGCCGTCGACCCCCGTCTGGCGGCCCTCGGTCGCGCCGACCTGACCGGCAAGACAGCCATCGCCGCCGCCAAATTACTATACGAACGATTCCGGCAACTCTTCGACACGCCGGAGTGGGCCAAGCTGGCCGCCAAGGGCGCGCTGCCGCTGCGGCCGAAGTGGACGCGGGTCACGCCGCATGACTTTCAACATGGCGAAGGATATTATGTCAACAATTTGGTCGGCCCGGACACGGTCGTCACCTTTTCGCCGGTAACGCTCAACGCCTTCCGGCGCGATGGACAGGCCGCCGAAACCCTGACCCACGGTCTGGATGAGGCCCGCAGCCATCTGGCCGCGGTGGCCGCGCTCGGCATCGATCTGGATGCCATCGCCGCCGGGTTGCAGGCTGACCACCTGGCCGCCTCCGACCGGCGCTTCCATGCGCTCGTCGCGGCCGTGACCGGCAAGCGCGACCAACTGGACTCGGCCTGGCGGGCGCTGACGATGCAGTTGGGCGAGTTCGCGCCGCCGGTCGAAGAGGGGTTGCAGGCCGTCTGCCGCCACCAGATCGTCTGCCGCATCTGGGCCCATGACCATACGGTCTGGCAACCGCAGCCGAAGGAGATAACCAACCGGCTGGGCTGGCTCCACATCATGGACGGGATGGCCGATAAGGTCGAGCGCCTGACGGAGTTCACCGCCGGCGTCGTGGCCGAGGGCTACACCCACGCCCTGCTGCTGGGGATGGGCGGCTCCAGCCTGGCCCCCGAGCTATTCCAGAAGACCTTCGGCCGCGCCACCCGCCCGGCCAACAAGCCCTACCCCTATCTGGAACTGGTGGTGGTCGATACGACCGACGCCGACGCCATCCGCGCCGCCGAAGCGGCCGTCGACCTGCCGCGGACGCTGCTCATCGTCAGCACCAAATCCGGCGGCACGGTCGAGACGCTATCGGCCTTCAAATATTTCTACAACCGCCTGGCCGAGCAGTTGGGGCCGGAAGCGGCCGGCCGCCATTTCGTCGGCATCACCGACCCCGGCAGCAAGATCGTCGATCTGGGCCGCCGCTACGGCTTTCGCGACCTGTTCCTGAACGATCCCAATATCGGCGGGCGCTATTCGGTGCTGTCCTACTTCGGGCTGTTGCCGGCGGCGCTGGTCGGGGTGGACGTGGCCGAATTGCTGGAGCGCGCCGCCATAGCCGCCGCCAACGCCACGCCCTGCCATTGCGACGCCATCGGCGACAACGACGCCGCGCGGCTGGGGGCGGCGATGGGCAAGCTGGCCCTGGCCGGCCGCGACAAGGTGACCTTCATCACCGCGCCCGCCCTGTCCAGCTTTGGCGACTGGGTGGAGCAACTGATCGCCGAGAGTCTGGGCAAAGAGGGCAAGGGGGTCTTGCCGGTTGTGGGCGAGCCGCCCGCGCCGGTGGAGTCCTACGGCCCGGACCGGCTGTTCGTCCACCTGCGGCTGGAGGGCGACCGGCAACAGGACGCCCTGGTGGCCGCGCTGGCCGACGCCGGGCAGCCGGTGATCACCATACGCTTGCGGGATGTCAATGATCTGGGCGGCCAATTCCTGCTGTGGGAGATGGCGACGGCCGTTGCCGGGCATTTCCTGGGCATCAACCCGTTCGATCAGCCCAACGTGGAGGAGGCCAAGATCAAGGCGCGGGCGGTCGTGGCCGAATACGCCGCCACCGGAGCGTTGCCCGAAGGCGAGAGCCACGCCCCGGAGCCGGGCGTGCTGGACGAATTCCTGCACAAGGCCAGGCCGGGCGACTACGTGGCCCTCCAGGCTTACGTCGCCACCACGCCGGAGACCGACGCCGCGCTCCAGGCGCTACGCCAGGCCATTCACCTGCGCACCGGTCTGGCGACAACCGCCGGCTATGGGCCGCGCTTCCTCCATTCGACCGGCCAACTGCACAAGGGGGACGGCGGCAATGGGCTGTTCATCCAGTTCATTTCCGAGGCGGCGGCCGACGTGCCTATCCCCGACGAGGCCGGCGCGCCTGCGTCGAGCATGAGCTTCGACGTGCTGAAGAAAGCCCAGGCGTTGGGCGATGGCCTGGCCTTGCGCGATGCCCACCGGCGGGTCATCTCCTTCGCCGTCGGTGTGGACGCGGCCGGGGCTATTGGCGAACTGGCGGCCAAGATATAG
- a CDS encoding RNA polymerase sigma factor: MMALSDSLLLQRLTRGDAASFDALFYRHYDRVYGLLFRLVGNRAEAEDVAQEVFLKLHDHGRGRRAIGQDENVGGWLYRVAMNLGYNALRDRARREARNVHLVPEAEAGIESQADRRAERALVRAALARLPERQALLLLLRQMNFSYAECAAICEVAPGSVGTLLARAAAAFRREYLALAGQEEERT; encoded by the coding sequence ATGATGGCCCTGAGCGATAGCTTGCTGCTGCAACGGCTGACCCGTGGCGATGCCGCGTCGTTCGATGCCCTCTTCTACCGGCATTACGACCGGGTGTACGGCTTGCTATTTCGGCTGGTGGGCAATCGCGCCGAAGCCGAGGACGTGGCCCAGGAGGTCTTTCTGAAGCTCCACGACCACGGCCGGGGCCGCCGGGCGATAGGCCAGGATGAGAACGTCGGCGGCTGGCTCTATCGGGTGGCGATGAACCTGGGCTACAACGCCCTGCGCGACCGGGCGCGCCGGGAGGCCCGCAACGTCCACCTCGTGCCCGAAGCCGAAGCGGGCATTGAGTCGCAGGCCGACCGCCGCGCCGAACGGGCGCTGGTGCGCGCCGCGCTGGCCCGTCTGCCGGAGCGTCAGGCGTTGCTGTTGCTGTTGCGACAGATGAATTTCAGCTACGCCGAGTGCGCGGCCATTTGCGAGGTAGCGCCCGGCTCCGTCGGCACGCTATTGGCCCGCGCCGCCGCGGCCTTCCGGCGCGAGTATCTGGCCCTGGCCGGTCAGGAGGAAGAACGAACATGA
- a CDS encoding ABC transporter ATP-binding protein, which translates to MNDLVIDTRGLRKEFGPKIAVADLTLAVRAGEVFGFLGPNGAGKTTSIKMLLSLTKPTSGAATLLGRPLGDLAARAKIGYLPEHFRFHEWLRADEFLNLHGELYGMDRAARGAAVPRLLKLVGLEDRAATKLGAFSKGMLQRIGLAQALLNDPALVFLDEPTSGLDPIGRRVVRDIITDLRERGMAVFLNSHFLSEVEKTCDRVAFIRGGRILQTSSLLEFEEEALQVVVRVGQPTPELLTGLSRFGRDVAQMPGDGRIHLLLTDEAQLPALAAWVVESGHSLYELTPTHLSLEDRFLQVIGEEMDE; encoded by the coding sequence ATGAATGATCTCGTCATAGACACACGTGGTTTGCGCAAGGAGTTTGGCCCTAAGATAGCCGTGGCCGATTTGACGTTGGCTGTGCGCGCCGGCGAGGTGTTTGGCTTTCTCGGCCCCAATGGCGCGGGCAAGACCACTTCGATTAAGATGCTGCTCAGCCTGACCAAGCCGACGTCCGGCGCGGCGACCTTACTCGGCCGACCGTTGGGTGACCTGGCGGCGCGGGCCAAGATCGGCTATCTGCCCGAACACTTCCGCTTCCACGAATGGCTGCGGGCGGACGAGTTCCTTAATCTGCACGGTGAGCTATACGGCATGGATCGGGCAGCGCGGGGAGCAGCCGTCCCCCGCCTGCTCAAGCTGGTGGGGCTGGAGGATCGCGCGGCGACGAAACTCGGCGCGTTCTCCAAGGGTATGTTGCAGCGCATCGGACTGGCCCAGGCCCTGCTAAACGATCCGGCCCTGGTTTTCCTCGACGAGCCGACCTCCGGCCTGGACCCCATCGGCCGCCGCGTGGTCCGCGACATCATCACCGACCTGCGCGAGAGGGGCATGGCCGTGTTCCTCAATTCCCACTTTCTGAGCGAAGTGGAGAAGACGTGCGACCGCGTGGCCTTCATTCGCGGCGGCCGCATCTTGCAAACGTCTTCACTACTGGAGTTTGAAGAGGAGGCGCTGCAAGTAGTGGTGCGCGTCGGCCAGCCGACGCCGGAACTGCTGACGGGGTTGTCACGCTTCGGCCGCGATGTGGCGCAAATGCCCGGGGACGGCCGTATTCACCTGCTGCTGACCGACGAGGCCCAACTGCCGGCCCTGGCCGCCTGGGTCGTTGAGAGCGGCCACAGCCTCTATGAACTCACGCCGACCCATCTGTCGCTGGAAGACCGCTTCCTGCAAGTCATCGGCGAGGAGATGGACGAGTAA
- a CDS encoding ABC transporter permease, with protein MPIFVIARLTIREAQRRRLLWVALFMGIAFLLVFGIAFHFIRLDIERQVTAPDELTFVSVLLLTAGLYAVNLLTNVLAVLVSITTISGEIESHTIDAIVTKPFPRWQVVVGKWLGYAALVLLYLALLVAGLMLIVYLRSGFYMENIGRGVLMMALAALLVLTVSIAGGTRLSTIANGVMTFMLFGIAFLGGLVEQVGALIRNTAAVNVGIVSSLIMPADSLWKKAVGYFQPGESMNPFELGPFAAITEPSSLMVVYAVFYLIVLLGFAMWSFSRRDL; from the coding sequence ATGCCCATTTTCGTCATCGCCCGGTTAACGATTCGCGAAGCGCAACGGCGGCGCTTGTTGTGGGTGGCTCTGTTCATGGGCATCGCCTTTTTGCTGGTCTTTGGCATCGCCTTCCACTTCATCCGGCTGGATATCGAGCGCCAGGTGACGGCGCCCGACGAGCTCACGTTCGTCTCCGTCCTCCTCCTGACGGCCGGTTTATACGCCGTCAATCTGCTCACCAACGTCCTGGCCGTCCTGGTGTCCATCACGACAATCTCCGGCGAGATTGAGTCGCACACCATCGACGCGATTGTCACCAAGCCGTTCCCGCGCTGGCAGGTTGTGGTCGGCAAGTGGCTGGGGTATGCGGCGCTGGTGCTCCTCTATCTGGCCCTGCTCGTCGCCGGGCTGATGTTGATCGTCTATTTGCGCTCCGGCTTCTACATGGAAAATATCGGCCGCGGCGTGTTGATGATGGCTCTGGCCGCGCTGCTCGTCCTGACGGTCAGCATTGCCGGCGGCACGCGCCTGTCGACGATTGCCAACGGCGTGATGACCTTCATGCTGTTCGGCATCGCCTTCCTGGGCGGCCTGGTCGAGCAGGTCGGCGCGCTGATCCGCAACACGGCGGCGGTCAATGTTGGCATTGTCAGCAGCCTGATCATGCCGGCCGATTCCCTCTGGAAGAAGGCGGTGGGCTACTTTCAGCCGGGCGAGAGTATGAACCCATTCGAGTTGGGGCCTTTCGCGGCCATCACCGAGCCAAGTTCACTGATGGTCGTCTATGCCGTCTTCTATCTCATCGTTTTGCTGGGCTTTGCGATGTGGAGCTTTTCGCGCCGCGACCTGTGA
- a CDS encoding alpha/beta hydrolase, translated as MALLLAVVLGALLAVFALWGRRRYQRFLAAVEVVTLQGVAAFRLGNERDVAVYLPPGYHDRPDARYEVLYLNDGQECAAIGLRETLARLTAAGKMRPIIAVAIPTNDNRLHEYGTAVARNMLGLGALAADYCHFVVEELMPQIDRTFRTRPGAGLQGVSLGGLSAFDIAWNHPDRFAVVGVMSGSFWWRAADHERRIDPGRRIAHALARRAAGPPPFRLWFQAGTRDEVCDRDDDGIIDAIQDTTELIAELRALGVGDEQVVYRQTAGGRHDYETWQRVLPDFLQWAYSPGGRPGE; from the coding sequence ATGGCGCTCCTTCTGGCCGTCGTTCTGGGCGCGCTGCTGGCCGTCTTTGCGCTGTGGGGCAGGCGTCGCTACCAGCGCTTTTTGGCGGCGGTGGAGGTTGTCACCCTGCAAGGCGTGGCGGCGTTCCGGCTGGGCAACGAGCGCGACGTGGCCGTCTACCTGCCGCCCGGCTACCACGACCGGCCCGATGCGCGCTATGAGGTACTCTATCTGAACGACGGCCAGGAGTGCGCGGCGATCGGCCTGCGCGAGACATTGGCCCGGCTGACGGCCGCCGGAAAGATGCGGCCGATCATCGCCGTCGCCATCCCCACCAACGATAACCGCCTGCACGAATACGGCACGGCCGTGGCCCGGAACATGTTGGGGCTGGGCGCGCTGGCCGCCGACTACTGTCACTTCGTGGTCGAGGAGCTAATGCCGCAGATCGACCGGACGTTTCGCACCCGGCCGGGCGCGGGCCTACAGGGGGTGTCGCTGGGCGGCCTGTCGGCGTTCGATATCGCCTGGAATCATCCCGACCGTTTCGCCGTTGTCGGCGTCATGTCGGGCAGCTTCTGGTGGCGGGCGGCTGACCATGAACGCCGGATCGATCCCGGCCGGCGGATTGCCCATGCCCTGGCGCGGCGCGCGGCCGGGCCGCCCCCCTTCCGGCTGTGGTTCCAGGCCGGGACGCGCGACGAGGTGTGCGACCGCGACGACGACGGGATTATTGACGCGATTCAGGACACGACGGAGTTAATCGCCGAACTGCGGGCGCTGGGCGTGGGGGATGAGCAGGTCGTCTACCGCCAAACGGCGGGCGGCCGGCATGATTACGAGACGTGGCAGCGGGTTTTGCCCGATTTTTTGCAGTGGGCCTACTCACCCGGCGGACGGCCCGGCGAATAG